The Benincasa hispida cultivar B227 unplaced genomic scaffold, ASM972705v1 Contig316, whole genome shotgun sequence genome includes a region encoding these proteins:
- the LOC120069296 gene encoding 50S ribosomal protein L7/L12, with the protein MHLVLRIRHLLPNVFANTIRSPAVALNPLNINGLHRNYAQPARIEDEEEELEIDQRRLPADYDPANFDPTQHRSPPTDRVFRLVDEISGLTLVEVAELSSILRKKLGMTDMPVVGVMKPGAAGLAGMAMKASSSATAKEEKKAEKTVYELKLESYEASAKIKIIKEVRSFTDLGLKEAKDLVEKTPSVLKKGLSKEEGEKIIEKMKALGAKVILE; encoded by the coding sequence ATGCACTTAGTTTTAAGAATAAGGCATCTCCTACCCAATGTGTTTGCAAACACCATTCGCTCTCCTGCAGTTGCCCTCAATCCTCTCAACATAAATGGATTACATAGAAATTATGCTCAACCTGCTCGGATAGAGGATGAAGAGGAAGAGTTGGAAATTGACCAGAGAAGGCTTCCAGCTGATTACGATCCTGCTAATTTTGATCCAACACAGCATCGTAGTCCTCCAACTGATCGTGTTTTTAGGCTTGTAGATGAAATATCTGGACTTACATTAGTTGAAGTTGCTGAATTATCTTCCATTTTGAGGAAAAAGTTAGGAATGACAGACATGCCAGTTGTTGGAGTTATGAAACCAGGAGCTGCCGGATTGGCTGGAATGGCAATGAAAGCATCATCATCAGCAACTGCTAAGGAGGAGAAGAAGGCAGAAAAGACTGTTTATGAGCTGAAACTAGAGTCGTACGAAGCGTCTGCAAAGATTAAAATTATCAAGGAAGTAAGAAGTTTCACTGATTTAGGTCTCAAAGAGGCAAAGGATTTAGTGGAGAAAACCCCGTCGGTGTTGAAGAAGGGACTATCAAAGGAAGAGGgtgaaaaaataattgaaaagatGAAGGCACTTGGTGCAAAAGTGATCTTGGAATGA